One genomic region from Pseudomonas sp. R5-89-07 encodes:
- the mreC gene encoding rod shape-determining protein MreC produces MKPLFAKGPSLGVRLLVLTVLSVALMVVDARFALLKPVRSQMSLVLMQTYWITDLPQRLYQGVASQFGSRTELVAENEKLKTENLLLQGRMQKLAALTEQNVRLRELLNSSALVNEKVEVAELIGMDPNPFTHRIIINKGERDGVVLGQPVLDARGLMGQVVELMPYTSRVLLLTDTTHSIPVQVNRNGLRAIASGTGNPERLELRHVADTADIKEGDLLVSSGLGQRFPAGYPVATVKEVIHDSGQPFAIVRAVPTAALNRSRYLLLVFSDNRTPEERANDAAQAQEAEDKQNGTTPVIPATVPKPAFVGPPAPAAMPAAPATAAPVATPAKPAAHSARPAKPAATTAPAARPAATAPATTRQREE; encoded by the coding sequence ATTAAACCGCTCTTCGCCAAAGGCCCCTCATTGGGCGTGCGCTTGTTGGTGCTGACCGTGCTTTCGGTCGCGCTGATGGTGGTCGATGCCCGCTTTGCGCTGCTCAAGCCTGTGCGTAGCCAGATGTCGCTGGTGTTGATGCAGACTTACTGGATCACTGACCTGCCGCAACGTCTCTACCAGGGCGTGGCCAGCCAATTCGGCAGCCGCACCGAACTGGTGGCCGAGAACGAAAAACTCAAGACCGAAAACCTGCTGCTGCAGGGCCGCATGCAAAAACTCGCGGCCCTCACCGAGCAGAACGTTCGGCTGCGCGAGTTGCTCAACTCTTCGGCGTTGGTCAACGAAAAGGTCGAAGTGGCCGAATTGATCGGCATGGACCCCAACCCCTTCACCCATCGCATCATCATCAACAAGGGTGAGCGCGACGGTGTGGTGCTCGGTCAGCCGGTGCTCGATGCTCGCGGCCTGATGGGCCAGGTGGTTGAGTTGATGCCCTATACCTCGCGCGTCTTGCTCTTGACCGACACCACCCACAGCATTCCGGTGCAGGTCAATCGCAACGGCTTGCGCGCGATTGCCAGCGGCACCGGTAACCCGGAACGCCTGGAGTTGCGGCACGTGGCCGACACCGCCGACATCAAGGAAGGTGACCTGCTGGTCAGCTCCGGCCTGGGGCAGCGTTTCCCGGCGGGTTACCCGGTGGCGACGGTCAAGGAGGTCATCCACGATTCCGGCCAGCCGTTTGCCATTGTGCGTGCCGTGCCGACTGCCGCGTTGAACCGTAGCCGCTATCTGCTGCTGGTGTTCAGCGACAACCGCACGCCGGAAGAGCGCGCCAATGACGCCGCGCAGGCCCAGGAAGCGGAAGACAAGCAGAACGGCACCACGCCTGTGATTCCTGCCACCGTGCCGAAACCGGCTTTTGTTGGGCCACCCGCACCTGCGGCCATGCCGGCTGCACCGGCAACCGCAGCGCCAGTCGCTACACCGGCCAAGCCGGCGGCACACAGCGCACGCCCGGCGAAACCTGCTGCGACCACCGCGCCTGCGGCCAGGCCCGCGGCAACCGCCCCGGCCACCACGCGGCAGAGGGAGGAATAA
- the mreD gene encoding rod shape-determining protein MreD yields the protein MASTHSRNGWIVWLTFAIGLLLSVSPLPQFMEILRPLWLALLLAFWSLNLPHKVGMVTAMCLGLAEDVLYGTLLGQNALILTLITFLVLSLQQRLRMFPMWQQCLVILVIFGLAQLVQLWLSALTGNRQPTLALVLPALVSALLWPWISFGLRGLRRRYKIN from the coding sequence ATGGCCAGTACTCATTCGCGCAATGGCTGGATTGTCTGGCTGACCTTTGCCATCGGTTTGCTGCTCAGCGTTTCGCCGTTGCCACAATTCATGGAAATCCTGCGCCCGCTCTGGCTGGCCTTGCTGTTGGCGTTCTGGTCGTTGAACCTGCCGCACAAGGTGGGCATGGTCACGGCCATGTGCCTGGGCTTGGCCGAGGATGTGCTGTATGGCACCTTGCTGGGCCAGAACGCGCTGATCCTGACCCTGATTACCTTCCTGGTGCTGTCGTTGCAGCAGCGCTTGCGCATGTTCCCGATGTGGCAGCAGTGCTTGGTGATTTTGGTGATCTTCGGCCTGGCGCAGTTGGTTCAGCTCTGGCTCAGCGCCTTGACCGGCAATCGCCAACCCACCCTGGCGCTGGTGTTGCCGGCGCTGGTCAGCGCCTTGCTGTGGCCCTGGATCAGTTTCGGCCTGCGTGGGTTACGTCGTCGCTATAAAATCAATTGA
- a CDS encoding nucleoside triphosphate pyrophosphatase, with protein sequence MNVLYLASGSPRRRELLTQIGVPFTVVSAAIDETPLTDEPPVAYVERLARSKAAAGLAALQQAAGVCVLGADTAVIVDGKILGKPVDQADALAMLMALAGREHEVLTAIALTDGQRCETRCVSSRVGFREISVQEATTYWHSGEPQDKAGGYAIQGLGSVFVSGLNGSYSAVVGLPVCETAQLLGQFGIPCWQNLTAR encoded by the coding sequence ATGAATGTGCTTTATCTGGCCTCGGGCTCACCGCGGCGACGCGAGTTGCTGACCCAGATCGGCGTGCCTTTCACCGTGGTCAGCGCCGCTATCGATGAAACGCCTCTTACTGACGAACCCCCCGTTGCCTATGTCGAGCGCCTGGCTCGAAGCAAGGCGGCGGCGGGTTTGGCTGCGCTCCAACAAGCCGCTGGCGTCTGCGTATTGGGTGCCGATACCGCCGTGATCGTGGATGGCAAGATTCTTGGCAAACCGGTGGACCAGGCCGATGCCTTGGCGATGTTGATGGCCTTGGCAGGGCGTGAGCATGAAGTCCTCACGGCCATCGCCCTTACCGACGGCCAGCGCTGTGAAACCCGATGTGTGAGCAGTCGCGTGGGGTTTCGTGAGATTTCTGTCCAGGAGGCTACGACTTACTGGCACAGTGGCGAACCCCAGGACAAAGCCGGCGGCTATGCTATCCAGGGGCTGGGCTCGGTGTTCGTGAGCGGACTCAATGGCAGCTATTCCGCCGTGGTCGGCCTGCCGGTGTGCGAAACCGCGCAACTGCTGGGCCAATTCGGCATACCCTGTTGGCAAAACCTTACCGCGCGCTGA
- the rng gene encoding ribonuclease G — MSEEILINITPMESRVAVVENGVLQEVHVERTQKRGIVGNIYKGKVVRVLPGMQAAFVDIGLDRAAFIHASEISLREGPAVESISALVHEGQSLVVQVTKDPIGSKGARLTTQLSIPSRYLVYMPRTAHVGISLKIEDEAERERLKKVVSDCVAAEGIKEAGGFILRTAAEGAGADEILMDIRYLRRLWDQIAAQIQTIGAPSVIYEDLGLALRTLRDLVSPKIEKIRIDSRETFQRTTQFVAELMPEIADRLEHYPGERPIFDLYGVEDEIQKALERKVPLKSGGYLVVDPAEAMTTIDVNTGAFVGHRNLEETIFKTNLEAATAIARQLRLRNLGGIIIIDFIDMEDGEHQRQVLRTLEKQLERDHAKTNIIGITELGLVQMTRKRTRESLEQVLCEPCSSCQGRGKLKTPETVCYEIFREILREARAYQAEGYRVLANQKVVDRLLDEESGNVAELEGFIGRTIRFQVETMYSQEQYDVVLL; from the coding sequence ATGAGTGAAGAGATTCTGATCAATATCACGCCGATGGAATCGCGCGTGGCGGTGGTAGAGAACGGTGTTCTGCAAGAAGTGCACGTAGAGCGCACCCAGAAGCGCGGGATCGTCGGCAACATCTATAAAGGCAAGGTGGTGCGCGTATTGCCGGGCATGCAGGCGGCTTTTGTCGATATCGGCCTGGACCGTGCCGCGTTTATCCATGCTTCGGAAATCTCCCTGCGCGAAGGCCCGGCGGTGGAAAGCATCAGCGCGCTGGTGCACGAAGGGCAGAGCCTGGTGGTGCAAGTCACCAAGGACCCCATCGGTTCCAAAGGCGCACGGCTGACCACTCAGCTGTCGATCCCTTCGCGCTACCTGGTGTACATGCCGCGTACCGCCCATGTCGGTATTTCCCTCAAGATCGAGGACGAGGCCGAGCGTGAGCGCCTGAAGAAAGTGGTCAGCGATTGTGTCGCCGCCGAAGGCATCAAGGAAGCCGGCGGTTTTATCCTGCGCACCGCCGCCGAGGGCGCGGGCGCCGATGAAATTCTCATGGATATCCGCTACCTGCGGCGTCTGTGGGACCAGATCGCGGCGCAGATCCAGACCATTGGCGCGCCAAGCGTGATCTACGAAGACCTTGGCTTGGCGTTGCGGACTTTACGCGATCTGGTCAGCCCGAAAATCGAGAAAATTCGCATCGATTCGCGGGAAACCTTCCAGCGCACAACCCAGTTTGTTGCCGAACTGATGCCGGAAATCGCCGACCGTCTGGAGCACTATCCGGGCGAACGGCCAATATTCGACCTGTATGGCGTCGAAGACGAAATCCAGAAAGCCCTGGAACGCAAGGTCCCGCTCAAATCCGGTGGCTATCTGGTGGTTGACCCGGCGGAAGCCATGACCACCATCGACGTCAACACCGGCGCATTCGTGGGGCACCGCAATCTTGAAGAAACCATCTTCAAGACCAACCTGGAAGCCGCCACTGCGATAGCGCGCCAACTGCGCCTGCGCAACCTGGGCGGCATCATCATCATCGACTTCATCGACATGGAAGACGGCGAGCACCAGCGCCAGGTGCTGCGCACCCTCGAAAAGCAGCTGGAGCGCGACCACGCCAAGACCAACATCATCGGCATCACCGAACTGGGCCTGGTGCAGATGACCCGCAAGCGCACCCGCGAAAGCCTTGAACAAGTGCTGTGCGAACCCTGCAGCAGCTGCCAGGGGCGCGGTAAATTGAAGACCCCGGAAACGGTTTGCTACGAGATTTTCCGCGAAATTCTACGAGAGGCACGCGCCTATCAGGCTGAAGGTTATAGAGTGCTCGCCAACCAGAAAGTGGTCGATCGCCTGCTGGACGAAGAGTCGGGCAACGTCGCTGAACTGGAGGGGTTTATCGGCCGCACCATTCGTTTTCAGGTCGAAACCATGTATTCCCAGGAACAATACGACGTGGTGCTGCTCTGA